The following are encoded together in the Lathyrus oleraceus cultivar Zhongwan6 chromosome 3, CAAS_Psat_ZW6_1.0, whole genome shotgun sequence genome:
- the LOC127131178 gene encoding uncharacterized protein LOC127131178 — MSQHQDTSASKNTKSTPKVSVPPMGVHDDEILDVAPLSVIPGTDIDLNQPISIDAYVATCSKQGNPSSILSGSTPVTNSKEGTHYTDRVIRDLVTRILIEGHYVKGISTPLSQMHPSPEVEQPSGKADDSSSSEKDLVAEGLRFLGQTMSEKGKFVASNAANASHSKKHDDSNVVIDLEDGSSDDQEESLIHHIKPSVAKHMKTHKGSFVAEIMSARKAKKTAGIGPSKPWSKVKIKKRKVKDDSEPEEDVEEDVPNISPAKKTTIRKSLVNRRVVVERELGKEVVDVKEVMDLIKAIGLLKTIAGFSQCYEDLVKEFIVNIPEDISDKNNKEFCKVYVRGRKNEGAGELEVIHNQVCREVTTRQVKVWPVKKHLPAGMLTVKRQPALSVHYKLFEGSHVEDIVMTSSMKRSASKVGAIIELKEACKELGEGIRVARTRKQSLESLIASLEQAEGENDEHANVIHEEEAKAHTSSERSANNDNASGNSASSADEEAANSSSTE; from the exons atgtcacaacatcaagaTACATCTGCTTCTAAAAATACTAAGTCTACTCCAAAAGTTAGTGTTCCTCCCATGGGCGTCCATGATGATGAGATTTTGGATGTTGCTCCTCTCTCTGTTATTCCCGGCACAGACATTGATTTGAACCAACCCATCTCCATTGATGCCTACGTTGCTACATGTTCCAAACAAGGTAATCCCTCTAGTATTCTGTCTGGTTCAACTCCTGTCACAAACTCTAAGGAAGGAACACATTATACTGATCGTGTTATAAGAGACCTAGTTACTAGAATCCTTATTGAAGGTCACTATGTGAAGGGAATTTCTACTCCCCTTTCTCAAATGCAtccctctcctgaggttgaacaACCTAGTGGTAAGGCTGATGATTCCTCCAGTTCTGAAAAGGACTTGGTTGCTGAAGGGTTACGCTTTCTAGGGCAAACAATGTCTGAAAAAGGGAAATTTGTGGCCTCTAACGCTGCTAATGCTTCCCACTCTAAGAAGCATGATGATTCAAACGTTGTGATTGATCTAGAGGATGGTAGCTCTGATGATCAAGAAGAAAGCTTGATTCATCATATAAAGCCAAGTGTGGCTAAACACATGAAGACTCATAAAGGAAGTTTTGTGGCGGAAATTATGTCAGCTAGAAAagctaagaagactgctggtaTTGGTCCCTCCAAACCATGGAGCAAGGTTAAAATAAAAAAGAGGAAGGTCAAAGATGACTCTGAGCCTGAAgaggatgttgaggaagatgtccctaACATCTCGCCTGCGAAGAAAACTACTATTAGAAAGTCTCTTGTTAAT AGAAGGGTAGTTGTGGAAAGGGAATTGGGAAAAGAGGTTGTTGATgtcaaggaggtcatggacctgataaAAGCTATTGGGCTTTTGAAGACTATTGCTGGGTTCTCTCAATGCTACGAAGATTTAGTCAAGGAATTTATTGTTAACATTCCTGAGGATATTTCTGATAAGAACAACAAGGAGTTCTGCAAGGTGTATGTGAGGG GCAGAAAAAATGAGGGTGCAGGAGAATTAGAAGTTATACACAATCAGGTCTGTAGGGAAGTTACAACTAGGCAGGTGAAAGTTTGGCCTGttaaaaagcatcttcctgctgGGATGTTGACTGTCAA GAGACAACCAGCTCTGTCTGTGCACTACAAACTctttgaaggcagtcatgtcgaggatattgtcatgacatcttccATGAAGAGGTCAGCCTCAAAAGTTGGAGCAATTATTGAGCTTAAGGAGGCATGCAAAGAGCTAGGTGAAGGGATTAGGGTAGCCAGAACTAGAAAACAATCTTTGGAATCcttgattgcaagcttggagcagGCTGAGGGTGAAAATGATGAACATGCTAATGTCATCCATGAAGAAGAAGCTaaagcccacacctctagtgagaggtctgctAACAATGATAATGCGAGTGGCAATTCTGCTTCTAGTGCTGATGAAGAGGCTGCAAACTCAAGCTCTACTGAGTAG